A genomic stretch from Bacillus sp. E(2018) includes:
- the gabT gene encoding 4-aminobutyrate--2-oxoglutarate transaminase, translating into MKKSEKLLKRKELNVPRGPFNTVLNFVDHASGSTMVDVDGNEYIDFAGAIGTLNVGHCPPRVVEALKNQVEKYIHPCFHVMMYEPYVQLAEKLNEITPGDHHKKTFFLNSGAEAVENAVKIARKYTGRKAIISFERGFHGRTLLAMSLTSKVKPYKFEFGPFAPETYKMPYPYYYREDRNVEETDRAILKKFEDFFLGEVPPEEIAAIIFEPVQGEGGFVIPSKTFVKGLREICDKYNILLIADEIQTGFGRTGKMFAMEHFDVVPDLMTLSKSIAAGLPISAVTGRAEIMDAPAPGEIGGTYGGSPLGCVAALEVISIIEEEGLLTRANLIGERITETFLKWRDQYEFVGDVRGIGAMCALEIVKDKVTKTPDPDRAKKIIALCNQNGVAIMGAGLYSNVIRILSPLVISDEQLLKGLNVIEKQLAKVSEMVSS; encoded by the coding sequence ATGAAGAAATCAGAGAAGTTGTTAAAACGAAAAGAGTTAAACGTTCCAAGAGGTCCTTTTAATACCGTGTTGAATTTTGTAGATCATGCTAGTGGAAGTACAATGGTTGATGTTGACGGGAACGAATATATTGATTTTGCTGGAGCGATCGGAACGTTAAACGTTGGTCATTGTCCACCCAGGGTAGTAGAAGCACTTAAGAACCAAGTGGAAAAATACATTCACCCCTGTTTTCACGTGATGATGTACGAACCGTACGTTCAGCTTGCAGAGAAACTGAACGAAATCACACCTGGAGATCATCATAAGAAAACGTTCTTTTTAAATAGTGGTGCAGAAGCTGTAGAAAACGCTGTTAAAATCGCAAGAAAATATACGGGCAGAAAAGCTATCATTTCATTTGAACGAGGATTTCACGGCAGGACATTGCTCGCGATGTCTTTAACAAGCAAAGTAAAGCCATATAAGTTTGAGTTTGGGCCATTTGCGCCAGAAACGTATAAGATGCCTTATCCATATTATTACCGAGAAGATCGGAATGTCGAGGAGACAGATAGAGCAATTTTAAAGAAATTCGAAGATTTCTTCTTAGGAGAGGTTCCTCCTGAGGAAATTGCAGCGATCATCTTCGAACCTGTTCAAGGTGAGGGAGGATTCGTTATTCCTTCTAAAACGTTCGTTAAAGGTCTTCGAGAGATTTGTGATAAATACAATATCTTGTTAATCGCCGATGAGATACAGACTGGATTCGGCCGTACCGGAAAAATGTTTGCGATGGAACATTTTGATGTTGTTCCAGATCTCATGACCCTGTCGAAATCGATAGCAGCTGGACTGCCGATATCAGCAGTAACGGGCAGAGCAGAAATCATGGATGCACCTGCTCCAGGTGAGATCGGGGGTACCTATGGCGGAAGTCCGTTAGGATGTGTTGCGGCACTAGAAGTCATCTCAATAATAGAAGAAGAAGGTTTGTTGACAAGAGCGAATCTGATCGGCGAAAGAATAACAGAGACCTTCTTAAAATGGAGAGATCAGTACGAATTTGTCGGTGATGTTAGAGGAATTGGGGCTATGTGTGCGCTTGAAATCGTAAAAGACAAAGTCACAAAAACACCAGATCCTGATCGAGCGAAGAAAATCATTGCACTTTGTAATCAAAATGGTGTTGCCATTATGGGGGCAGGACTTTACAGCAACGTTATCCGTATTCTTTCTCCACTTGTAATCTCTGATGAACAACTTCTGAAAGGCTTGAACGTGATTGAGAAACAGCTCGCAAAGGTAAGTGAAATGGTATCGTCATAA
- a CDS encoding peptidase → MLVKEKLSNWLMNEQENAINFLQKTVQEASTTGNETGVQKLIAAKLEEMGLEVDMWYPDGEELAKHPNFCASRTDFSTSPNVVGIWRGKGKGRSIVLNGHVDVVPEGDMNQWNDHPYSGKIIDGRLYGRGSTDMKGGNLSLLLAIQALKETGVQLQGDLFFHSVIEEESGGAGTLAAILRGYKADAAIIPEPTNMKIFPAQQGSMWFRLTVKGKAAHGGTRYEGVSAIEKAVVVLDAIKQLETIRNDRVTDPLYKEIPIPVPINIGKISGGNWPSSVPDTVEIEGRIGVAPNETLEEVKNELQNHLSNLSDPWLEQHKISIEWFGAQWLPGLIETQHPLMNMLSKNFKEVVGVQPIIEASPWGTDGGLLSHVGDTPSIVFGPGVTAVAHYPNEYIEISKIMEAAEIIALTIYDWCGGENV, encoded by the coding sequence ATGTTAGTTAAAGAAAAACTCTCAAACTGGTTGATGAACGAACAAGAAAACGCCATAAATTTTTTACAAAAAACTGTTCAAGAAGCGAGTACGACTGGAAATGAAACGGGTGTACAAAAATTGATCGCTGCAAAACTTGAGGAAATGGGACTCGAGGTTGATATGTGGTATCCGGATGGTGAGGAGTTAGCGAAACATCCTAATTTTTGTGCGAGCCGGACGGATTTCAGTACAAGTCCCAATGTCGTTGGAATATGGCGGGGAAAAGGAAAAGGGCGTTCCATTGTTCTAAACGGTCATGTGGATGTCGTTCCAGAAGGTGATATGAACCAATGGAACGATCATCCTTACAGTGGAAAAATAATAGATGGTAGACTCTACGGAAGAGGTTCAACAGATATGAAAGGTGGAAACCTCTCCCTCTTGTTAGCCATTCAAGCACTTAAAGAAACAGGGGTCCAATTACAAGGAGATTTATTTTTTCATAGTGTTATAGAGGAAGAGAGTGGCGGTGCAGGGACGCTCGCTGCGATATTACGCGGGTACAAAGCAGACGCAGCAATTATTCCTGAACCTACAAATATGAAGATCTTCCCTGCTCAGCAAGGTTCAATGTGGTTCCGGCTAACCGTAAAAGGAAAAGCGGCACACGGTGGAACTCGGTATGAAGGAGTTAGTGCTATCGAAAAAGCGGTAGTCGTACTAGATGCTATTAAACAATTGGAAACCATCAGAAATGATAGAGTAACAGACCCTTTATACAAAGAAATACCGATACCCGTTCCGATCAACATAGGTAAGATATCTGGTGGAAACTGGCCATCGTCTGTTCCAGATACAGTTGAGATTGAAGGTAGGATAGGTGTTGCACCTAACGAGACATTGGAGGAAGTAAAAAATGAACTTCAGAATCATCTATCCAATCTTTCTGATCCGTGGCTAGAGCAGCATAAGATCTCTATTGAATGGTTCGGTGCACAGTGGCTGCCAGGATTGATTGAAACACAACATCCTCTCATGAACATGCTCTCAAAGAATTTTAAAGAGGTAGTTGGAGTTCAACCCATCATCGAAGCGTCTCCATGGGGAACAGATGGCGGGTTATTATCTCATGTTGGTGACACACCTTCGATCGTGTTCGGTCCAGGAGTTACAGCGGTCGCACATTATCCGAACGAGTATATTGAGATTTCAAAGATCATGGAAGCTGCTGAAATCATAGCTTTAACAATCTATGACTGGTGTGGAGGCGAGAATGTATGA
- a CDS encoding 3-oxoacid CoA-transferase subunit B — MGLGIETRHRIARRAALEIKNGMIVNLGIGIPTLVADYIEKDLHIMLHTENGILGMGGSPQAGSEDGNLSNAGGYPVSIKPGASYFDSATAFGIIRKGLLDVTILGALEVSEQGDIANWIVPGKRVPGMGGAIDLAQKAKKVIILMNHTDKYGNPKIVKNCSLPLTVKEGADMIITEKAVFHCEDGKLYLREIMSPYTVEDVIQTTGASIIVDEQISVFQ; from the coding sequence ATGGGTTTGGGAATTGAAACAAGGCACAGGATCGCAAGAAGGGCAGCCCTCGAGATAAAAAATGGAATGATCGTTAACCTTGGAATCGGTATTCCCACGCTTGTTGCAGATTATATTGAAAAAGATCTACATATCATGCTGCATACGGAAAACGGTATCTTAGGCATGGGTGGGTCACCACAAGCAGGCAGCGAAGATGGTAACCTATCGAATGCAGGAGGATATCCAGTTTCCATCAAGCCCGGTGCTTCTTACTTTGATAGCGCCACAGCATTTGGAATCATTAGAAAGGGATTACTTGATGTAACGATTTTAGGAGCACTTGAAGTGAGTGAACAAGGTGACATTGCTAACTGGATCGTACCAGGAAAGCGTGTTCCTGGAATGGGTGGAGCGATCGATCTCGCACAAAAAGCAAAGAAAGTCATTATTTTAATGAACCACACGGATAAGTACGGAAATCCTAAGATTGTGAAAAACTGTTCTCTTCCGCTTACGGTCAAGGAAGGCGCAGACATGATAATCACAGAAAAAGCCGTTTTTCACTGCGAAGATGGAAAACTTTATCTTCGTGAAATCATGAGTCCTTATACGGTAGAAGATGTTATCCAGACAACGGGTGCTTCAATCATTGTAGATGAACAGATCTCTGTTTTTCAATGA
- a CDS encoding CoA transferase subunit A — MTNGVDKQITLESASAYFHNGMSLMIGGFGGVGAPPTLVNLILEKNINDIFLISNDTGFPWIGPGKLITEKRVKKLIASHIGSNPEAGKQMQDGSLEVEFVPQGTLAEKIRAGGMGLGGILVDVGLGTVVEANKEKVIVKNKEYMIEPALTADVAIVYAKKADRYGNLIYDKSARNTNPLVAMAGQITIAEVEEIVSIGSLDPEEIVTPGVFIDYIIQSKGVDWKWVWELKQGTGSQEGQPSR, encoded by the coding sequence ATGACAAACGGTGTTGATAAACAGATCACGCTTGAAAGTGCCTCTGCCTATTTTCATAATGGTATGTCACTTATGATCGGCGGTTTTGGAGGGGTTGGTGCTCCTCCAACTCTTGTTAATCTCATTTTAGAAAAAAATATTAATGATATTTTTCTCATTAGCAACGATACTGGTTTCCCTTGGATCGGACCCGGTAAGCTGATCACGGAAAAAAGGGTAAAAAAACTAATCGCCTCTCATATCGGATCGAACCCTGAGGCGGGTAAACAGATGCAAGATGGTTCCCTAGAAGTGGAATTTGTTCCACAGGGTACACTTGCTGAGAAAATAAGAGCTGGTGGCATGGGGCTCGGGGGTATTTTAGTAGATGTTGGCTTAGGCACGGTTGTAGAAGCGAACAAAGAAAAAGTCATCGTTAAGAACAAAGAATACATGATAGAACCGGCATTAACGGCTGATGTGGCGATCGTATACGCAAAAAAAGCAGACCGTTATGGAAACCTGATCTATGACAAGAGTGCTCGAAATACGAATCCACTCGTGGCCATGGCAGGACAGATAACAATCGCAGAAGTAGAAGAAATCGTTTCAATAGGTTCCCTTGATCCAGAAGAAATCGTTACGCCAGGCGTCTTTATAGACTATATCATTCAAAGTAAAGGAGTGGACTGGAAATGGGTTTGGGAATTGAAACAAGGCACAGGATCGCAAGAAGGGCAGCCCTCGAGATAA
- a CDS encoding aspartate aminotransferase family protein, whose translation MRKSHLIKPVLGSDYPVISHGKGIYLYDKDGKQYIDGSSGAITCNIGHGVHEVAEAMWNQANHVSFVYRSQFTSEAAEQLAEKIAHYAPGDLNSVFFVNSGSEATETALKVAIQYFQEQGNMTKTKIISRWTSYHGITLGALSMSGHKLRRQRFTSLLEDFPAAHPPYCYQCPLKETYPGCGVKCADDLETSIQAIGPDQIAAFIAEPIIGASGGAIVPPDEYFGKIREICDKYNILMIADEVMTGMGRTGKMFAMEHWNVTPDIIAIGKGMSAGYTPMAATIVSDQIMNVIEAGSKVVMSGHTFSANPQSAAVCLAVIDYMERNKLQENAEVMGHYLINHLQRLQWKYPLIGDVRGKGLLCGIEFVKNPITREPFEITTKVTDRLLSICLDNGLLVYPAVGGVTGFSGDSILISPPLNVTKEQITDIMDILDQSIGELTTQLITEGIYITEATS comes from the coding sequence ATGAGAAAATCACATCTCATCAAACCGGTTCTAGGAAGCGATTACCCTGTAATTAGTCACGGCAAAGGAATCTATTTATACGATAAAGACGGAAAGCAATATATTGATGGATCGTCAGGTGCGATCACATGTAATATCGGTCACGGAGTACATGAAGTTGCTGAAGCGATGTGGAATCAAGCAAATCATGTGTCTTTTGTATACCGTTCGCAGTTTACGAGTGAAGCAGCAGAACAATTAGCAGAAAAAATAGCTCATTATGCACCAGGAGATTTGAATTCAGTGTTCTTTGTAAATAGTGGATCAGAAGCAACCGAGACAGCACTAAAGGTTGCTATTCAGTATTTTCAAGAACAAGGAAACATGACGAAAACAAAAATCATATCAAGATGGACCAGTTATCATGGAATCACACTCGGCGCACTATCAATGTCTGGTCACAAATTAAGACGACAACGATTCACATCATTGCTTGAAGATTTCCCTGCTGCACATCCACCTTATTGTTATCAGTGTCCATTAAAAGAGACATACCCTGGTTGCGGTGTAAAATGTGCAGATGATTTGGAAACATCGATTCAAGCCATAGGTCCAGATCAAATCGCTGCATTTATCGCAGAACCAATCATCGGTGCATCTGGAGGAGCGATCGTTCCACCAGACGAGTACTTCGGAAAAATAAGAGAAATCTGTGACAAATATAATATTTTAATGATCGCTGATGAAGTGATGACAGGCATGGGACGTACGGGGAAAATGTTTGCGATGGAACATTGGAATGTAACTCCTGACATTATTGCGATAGGAAAAGGCATGAGTGCAGGGTATACCCCGATGGCTGCAACCATCGTTTCAGACCAGATTATGAACGTGATCGAAGCGGGAAGTAAAGTAGTTATGAGTGGACATACGTTTAGCGCTAATCCGCAATCAGCTGCTGTTTGCCTAGCTGTTATCGATTATATGGAAAGAAATAAACTTCAGGAAAATGCAGAGGTTATGGGACACTATCTGATCAATCATTTACAGCGCCTGCAATGGAAATATCCTTTAATTGGTGATGTAAGAGGCAAAGGTTTATTATGTGGCATTGAATTTGTTAAAAATCCGATCACCCGAGAACCTTTTGAGATCACTACTAAAGTTACAGACCGGCTCTTATCCATCTGTTTAGATAACGGGTTGCTCGTTTATCCGGCGGTAGGTGGAGTAACCGGATTTTCAGGTGATTCTATTCTTATATCGCCACCATTAAACGTTACGAAGGAGCAGATTACAGATATTATGGATATTCTTGATCAATCCATCGGTGAACTGACCACCCAGCTCATAACAGAAGGTATTTATATTACAGAAGCGACCAGTTGA
- a CDS encoding YokU family protein — MKCLWCESEEAETAGLTGYWELPDGSRAVQITVIPSVSCSSCGMEYQEDHVVDEIEDQLMLIDTKKIDSTISYTELMSIPRFLKKNYFKL; from the coding sequence ATGAAGTGCTTATGGTGTGAAAGTGAAGAAGCAGAGACGGCAGGATTAACAGGGTATTGGGAACTGCCTGACGGTTCAAGAGCAGTCCAAATAACTGTAATCCCTTCTGTATCCTGTTCTTCTTGCGGCATGGAGTATCAAGAAGATCATGTTGTCGATGAGATTGAAGATCAACTTATGTTAATAGATACGAAAAAGATAGATTCAACGATTTCCTATACAGAATTAATGAGCATACCGAGGTTTTTGAAGAAGAATTATTTTAAATTGTAA
- the ablA gene encoding lysine 2,3-aminomutase, with translation MPVVNGLFKPKKHWSEFELWKDVTEEQWNDWLWQLTNTIRNLKDLKSIINLTPEEEEGVKISTMTIPLNITPYYAWLMDQDDPRCPIRMQSVPIGKEILKTRYDLEDPLHEDEDSPVPGLTHRYPDRVLFLVTNQCSMYCRYCTRRRFSGQIGMGVPKKQLDAAISYIRNNPQVRDCLISGGDGLLINDNILEYILKNLRDIPHLEIIRIGTRAPVVFPQRITENLCNILKKYHPVWLNTHFNTSIEITEESKKACEMLANAGVPVGNQSVILAGINDSVPIMKKLMHDLVKIRVRPYYIYQCDLSEGIGHFRAPVSKGLEIIEGLRGHTSGYAVPTFVVDAPGGGGKISVQPNYVISQSPEKVVLRNFEGVITSYPEPQNYQAGRADAYFNEVMGTAHIKPAIGVSALMNDEAFNLVPKGLKRLERREDYDTNPEHSSLKDKRDKRDELKEKKYKFEQTKDEGISASPEEQRNA, from the coding sequence ATGCCTGTTGTGAATGGATTATTCAAACCAAAGAAACATTGGAGTGAATTTGAATTATGGAAAGATGTTACAGAAGAGCAATGGAACGATTGGCTGTGGCAGCTGACGAATACCATTAGAAATCTGAAAGATCTTAAGAGCATTATTAACTTGACACCAGAAGAAGAAGAAGGCGTAAAAATTTCCACGATGACGATTCCGTTAAACATTACACCTTATTATGCATGGCTCATGGATCAAGATGATCCAAGATGTCCGATTCGTATGCAGTCTGTTCCGATCGGTAAGGAGATATTAAAGACAAGATACGACTTAGAAGACCCTTTACACGAAGACGAAGATTCTCCTGTTCCAGGGCTTACGCATCGCTATCCAGATCGTGTTCTTTTTCTTGTGACAAATCAATGTTCGATGTATTGCCGTTATTGTACTAGAAGACGTTTTTCGGGGCAGATCGGTATGGGAGTACCTAAAAAACAATTGGATGCAGCCATTAGCTATATTCGAAATAATCCACAAGTAAGAGACTGTTTGATCTCGGGAGGCGACGGGTTATTAATTAATGACAACATCTTAGAATATATATTAAAGAACTTAAGAGATATCCCGCATCTAGAAATCATCAGGATTGGAACTCGTGCTCCAGTCGTGTTCCCACAAAGAATTACAGAAAATCTATGCAACATCTTAAAGAAGTATCACCCGGTTTGGTTAAACACGCATTTCAACACTTCGATCGAGATCACAGAAGAATCTAAAAAAGCGTGTGAGATGCTTGCGAATGCCGGAGTTCCTGTAGGCAATCAATCTGTTATTCTTGCAGGAATCAATGATAGTGTTCCAATCATGAAAAAGCTGATGCATGATCTCGTGAAAATTAGAGTAAGACCATACTATATCTACCAATGTGATCTTTCTGAAGGGATCGGACATTTCCGTGCTCCGGTTTCTAAGGGTCTTGAAATTATAGAAGGATTACGTGGTCATACGTCTGGGTATGCAGTGCCAACATTTGTAGTAGATGCTCCTGGAGGCGGAGGAAAGATTTCTGTTCAACCAAACTATGTGATCTCTCAATCACCAGAAAAAGTCGTGCTTCGTAACTTTGAAGGAGTGATTACTTCTTATCCAGAACCTCAAAACTATCAAGCGGGAAGAGCAGATGCTTACTTTAATGAAGTGATGGGAACAGCCCACATCAAGCCAGCAATTGGTGTTTCAGCACTTATGAACGATGAAGCTTTCAATCTTGTTCCAAAAGGATTAAAACGCCTTGAACGAAGAGAAGATTATGATACGAATCCAGAGCATAGTTCACTAAAAGATAAGCGTGATAAACGAGACGAATTAAAAGAGAAAAAATATAAGTTTGAGCAAACAAAAGACGAAGGAATTTCAGCGAGTCCTGAAGAACAAAGAAATGCATAG
- a CDS encoding sigma 54-interacting transcriptional regulator, whose amino-acid sequence MITLISKSLETAETLNAILKTIDEGIHVVDADGITIFYNSVAASLDGLTSDEVHQHHVLDAFPSLTKETSTLLKVIETGKPIFNEHQSYTNRKGKQIDTVNSTLPLWLNGELIGAVEVAKDLSKIKVLSEQLIDLQKKMKVKKKTNKDQPLAAYHFSDIITDDPELNEIKIQCSQASQTNSPIMLYGETGTGKEMFVQAIHNSSKRASNPFVVQNCAAIPGPLLEGILFGTTKGSFTGAIDRPGVFELADGGTLFLDELNSMPVELQAKLLRVVQEGVVERIGSHISRRVDVRIISALNEQPDVCMKDGKLRRDLFYRLNVVYFELPPLRDRKSDMKYLVKHFIDYFNHTFGKKVRGFTSEAEAFIHGYSWPGNVRELKHAIEHCMNFAENDSLIKASLLPKHVTIHDEKGHTVKKELTNIPSLRKALGDYEKQIIERALQHTSGNILQAAKILGVPRQTLQYKIKQK is encoded by the coding sequence GTGATCACTTTGATATCTAAATCATTAGAAACCGCAGAAACTTTAAATGCCATTTTAAAGACAATTGATGAGGGAATACATGTCGTTGATGCAGATGGAATTACAATCTTTTATAATTCAGTAGCAGCTTCATTAGATGGATTAACTTCAGATGAGGTTCATCAACATCATGTGCTTGATGCGTTTCCTTCTTTAACAAAGGAAACGAGCACACTACTTAAAGTCATAGAAACTGGAAAACCCATTTTTAATGAACATCAATCTTATACGAACCGAAAAGGTAAACAGATTGACACTGTAAATTCTACATTGCCACTCTGGTTAAATGGAGAATTAATAGGTGCTGTAGAAGTAGCGAAAGACCTTTCAAAGATTAAAGTTCTTTCTGAACAGCTAATCGATCTGCAAAAAAAGATGAAAGTTAAGAAAAAAACAAATAAAGATCAACCACTAGCGGCTTATCACTTCTCTGATATCATTACTGATGACCCTGAACTAAATGAGATCAAAATACAATGTAGCCAAGCTTCTCAAACAAACTCTCCGATCATGTTATATGGAGAAACGGGAACAGGCAAAGAGATGTTTGTACAAGCGATACACAATTCTTCTAAACGTGCTTCAAATCCGTTCGTCGTTCAAAACTGTGCCGCGATTCCAGGACCGCTGCTTGAAGGGATATTATTCGGAACGACAAAAGGTAGTTTTACGGGTGCCATCGATCGGCCAGGAGTTTTTGAGTTAGCAGATGGAGGGACTCTGTTTTTAGATGAACTCAATTCGATGCCAGTAGAACTGCAAGCAAAGTTATTGAGGGTCGTTCAAGAAGGTGTTGTAGAGCGTATAGGAAGTCATATTTCAAGAAGGGTTGATGTTAGGATTATCTCTGCCCTAAACGAGCAGCCGGATGTTTGTATGAAAGATGGAAAGTTACGAAGAGATCTTTTTTATCGGTTGAATGTTGTTTATTTTGAACTGCCACCGTTGAGAGATAGAAAAAGTGATATGAAATACTTAGTAAAACATTTTATAGACTATTTTAATCATACTTTTGGAAAAAAGGTACGTGGCTTTACATCTGAAGCTGAAGCGTTTATACACGGTTATTCTTGGCCGGGCAATGTCCGAGAGCTCAAACATGCGATCGAGCACTGTATGAATTTTGCGGAGAACGATTCTTTGATCAAAGCTTCCTTACTTCCGAAACATGTAACGATTCATGATGAAAAAGGGCATACAGTTAAAAAGGAACTAACAAACATACCTTCCTTAAGAAAAGCATTAGGAGACTATGAAAAACAAATCATCGAGAGGGCGCTGCAACATACTTCCGGCAATATCCTTCAAGCCGCGAAGATTTTAGGAGTTCCTAGGCAAACTCTCCAATATAAAATAAAACAAAAATGA
- the ablB gene encoding putative beta-lysine N-acetyltransferase: MQTTYYQNKRINKTHFIAETCFDYYSERIRADDYRGNANFLSEWLEEEAEINGFHKIIVKSKKDDISYWQELGYINEGEFSGYFNGASAFAMCKYLTNDRRNSAYWVDEDRILKDVLKIETGTKNQPLQSNYSLRMADAQDAESLAELYGNVFQVYPTPMNDAEYVRKMIESGTLFCVIEHEAKIVSAASADVNETYNNAEITDCATTPEHRKFGLMKHLIDQLERELFKRNIYCSYSIARALSFGMNAVFHQKGYLFKGRLANNCKIFDKYEDMNIWVKDLSR, translated from the coding sequence ATGCAGACCACATATTACCAGAACAAAAGGATCAATAAGACTCATTTTATCGCGGAAACATGTTTTGATTATTACAGCGAACGCATAAGAGCAGACGATTATCGAGGAAACGCAAATTTCTTATCAGAATGGCTTGAAGAAGAAGCGGAAATCAACGGATTTCACAAGATTATTGTTAAATCTAAAAAAGATGATATCTCATATTGGCAAGAGCTCGGCTATATAAATGAAGGAGAGTTTAGCGGATATTTTAATGGTGCGTCAGCATTCGCCATGTGTAAATACCTTACAAATGACAGAAGAAACAGCGCGTATTGGGTAGATGAAGATCGTATTTTAAAAGATGTACTAAAGATAGAAACAGGAACAAAGAATCAGCCTCTACAAAGCAATTATTCTTTAAGAATGGCTGACGCTCAAGATGCTGAGTCGCTAGCAGAGCTTTATGGAAACGTATTTCAAGTGTATCCTACACCGATGAACGATGCAGAGTATGTACGAAAGATGATTGAATCAGGCACATTATTTTGTGTCATTGAGCATGAAGCAAAAATCGTTAGTGCTGCTTCTGCAGACGTGAATGAAACGTACAATAATGCTGAGATCACTGACTGTGCGACAACCCCAGAGCACCGAAAATTTGGTCTTATGAAACATCTGATTGATCAGCTTGAAAGGGAGTTATTCAAACGAAATATATACTGTTCTTATTCGATCGCTAGAGCCCTCTCTTTTGGCATGAATGCCGTTTTTCATCAAAAAGGATACCTATTTAAGGGAAGATTAGCGAATAACTGTAAAATTTTTGACAAATACGAAGATATGAACATTTGGGTGAAGGATTTATCGAGATGA
- a CDS encoding trimeric intracellular cation channel family protein, which produces MGLTWDLLNIIGTIAFAISGALVAMEEDYDILGVFILGLVTAFGGGILRNVLIGLPVDTIWEQGLLLKSALASMGIVFFMPEGIIQYSKRSLHFFDAIGLSAFAIQGAIAASSMNHPISAVIVAAILTGIGGGMIRDVLAGRKPVVLREEIYAVWALLGGLVVGLNIVNSTVEYMILFVSLVVFRMLSLKLKWRLPHRAL; this is translated from the coding sequence ATGGGTTTGACTTGGGATTTATTGAACATCATTGGAACGATTGCATTTGCCATTTCAGGTGCATTAGTTGCAATGGAAGAGGATTATGATATTTTGGGCGTCTTTATTTTAGGACTCGTTACAGCGTTTGGCGGAGGTATATTGCGAAATGTGTTGATCGGTCTTCCTGTAGACACGATTTGGGAGCAAGGACTTCTATTGAAATCAGCACTGGCATCTATGGGGATCGTATTCTTTATGCCTGAGGGCATCATTCAATATTCGAAGAGGAGTCTTCACTTTTTTGATGCCATCGGCCTGTCAGCGTTCGCGATTCAAGGGGCGATCGCTGCTTCAAGTATGAATCACCCTATAAGTGCGGTTATCGTTGCTGCAATCTTAACAGGTATTGGCGGTGGAATGATTCGTGACGTGCTTGCGGGTCGAAAACCAGTCGTATTGCGTGAAGAAATTTATGCAGTTTGGGCCTTATTAGGTGGTTTAGTCGTTGGCCTTAATATCGTGAATTCTACAGTGGAGTATATGATTCTTTTTGTTTCTTTAGTTGTCTTTAGAATGTTATCACTGAAACTTAAATGGAGACTTCCTCATAGAGCTTTATGA